One Lachnospiraceae bacterium C1.1 genomic region harbors:
- a CDS encoding Gx transporter family protein, translating into MIRSRTEKLAACAVFVALAMILSYVESLVPYFFAVPGMKLGLTNLVVVYALYLFGNKEAFIINIVRIILVGFMFGHAFSIVYSMAGGILSFVVMYFLKKTNGFSVMGVSMAGGVFHNVGQILVAALVLKSFSISWYLPPLMISGLITGFLIGIISNETMKRTVKLFREKK; encoded by the coding sequence ATGATTCGGTCACGAACTGAAAAGCTTGCTGCCTGCGCAGTATTCGTAGCACTGGCAATGATCCTTTCCTATGTGGAAAGCCTCGTGCCGTATTTTTTTGCCGTTCCGGGCATGAAGCTGGGACTTACAAATCTTGTAGTTGTCTATGCGCTATATCTTTTTGGAAATAAAGAAGCGTTTATAATAAATATAGTCAGGATCATACTTGTAGGTTTTATGTTTGGACATGCTTTCAGCATAGTATACAGTATGGCAGGCGGGATTCTTAGCTTCGTAGTAATGTATTTCCTAAAAAAAACGAATGGATTTTCAGTAATGGGAGTCAGCATGGCGGGAGGAGTATTCCATAATGTGGGACAGATCCTGGTTGCTGCGCTGGTTTTGAAAAGCTTTTCTATAAGCTGGTATCTTCCGCCTTTAATGATAAGCGGATTGATAACGGGATTTCTGATAGGTATAATTTCCAATGAGACTATGAAGAGAACTGTAAAATTGTTCAGGGAGAAAAAATGA
- a CDS encoding NusG domain II-containing protein, whose product MNKKDAIIPAAILLIAAVIFIIMRIMTGNGGAKVKVTVDGKEYGIYQLSKDADYQIDGYGGLTDTLRIKDGKAYMLEADCPDKLCIKMGKISKEGEIVVCLPARIVVEIIDKGDDGYDSVTN is encoded by the coding sequence GTGAATAAAAAGGATGCAATAATTCCGGCTGCTATATTATTGATCGCAGCCGTAATTTTTATAATAATGAGGATTATGACGGGAAATGGCGGGGCAAAGGTAAAAGTCACAGTTGACGGAAAAGAGTATGGGATTTATCAGCTGTCGAAGGACGCAGATTATCAAATAGATGGATATGGCGGACTGACTGATACATTAAGGATAAAAGATGGTAAAGCATATATGCTGGAGGCAGATTGTCCCGATAAACTGTGCATTAAAATGGGTAAAATCAGTAAAGAGGGAGAAATCGTGGTCTGTCTTCCGGCTAGAATTGTAGTAGAGATCATAGACAAGGGGGATGATGGCTATGATTCGGTCACGAACTGA
- the rpsU gene encoding 30S ribosomal protein S21: MSNVIVKENESLDSALRRFKRNCAKAGIQQEIRKREHYEKPSVRRKKKSEAARKRKYN, encoded by the coding sequence ATGTCAAATGTTATTGTAAAAGAAAATGAATCTCTTGACAGCGCATTACGCAGATTCAAGCGTAACTGTGCAAAGGCTGGTATTCAGCAGGAAATTCGTAAGAGAGAGCATTATGAGAAGCCAAGCGTAAGACGTAAGAAGAAGTCTGAGGCTGCTCGTAAACGTAAATACAACTAA
- the radA gene encoding DNA repair protein RadA, whose translation MKKKTAFFCQNCGYESPKWMGQCPVCHEWNCMVEETIQAKGTDKRSAAAISRGTVRPRAISEIEMISEDKISSGITELDRVLGGGIVKGSMLLVGGDPGIGKSTLLLQVCRNVSNSGHEILYVSGEESLKQIKMRAVRLGEFSDSLKLLSETNLDTVSDIIMDSKPEMVVIDSIQTMFNENVQAAPGSVSQVRETTGVLMRIAKTMGISIFIIGHVTKEGAVAGPRVLEHMVDTVLYFEGDAKGSYRVLRGVKNRFGSTDEIGVFEMDEGGLKEVKNPSEFMLSGRPEDASGSVVTCCIEGTRPLLIEIQSLVCDTSFGFPRRQANGTDYNRVNLLMAVLEKRAGMRLANSDAYVNIAGGIKVNEPALDLGIVMAIASSFRNRPIDSKLICFGEVGLSGEVRAVSQAVQRVSEARRLGFKTVVMPALSVDSVKDFGDMKIIGVKSVADVLEVF comes from the coding sequence ATGAAGAAAAAAACAGCATTTTTTTGTCAGAACTGTGGCTATGAATCACCTAAATGGATGGGACAGTGTCCGGTCTGTCATGAATGGAACTGTATGGTGGAAGAGACCATACAGGCAAAAGGAACTGACAAACGCAGTGCCGCGGCAATTAGCCGCGGCACTGTTCGCCCAAGGGCAATATCTGAAATAGAGATGATATCCGAGGATAAGATCTCCAGCGGTATAACGGAACTCGACAGAGTACTTGGGGGTGGAATAGTAAAGGGATCTATGCTCTTAGTGGGCGGAGATCCGGGAATAGGTAAATCAACGCTGCTTTTGCAGGTGTGCAGAAATGTCAGCAACTCAGGGCATGAAATACTTTATGTTTCCGGAGAGGAATCCCTAAAACAGATAAAGATGAGAGCCGTACGTCTCGGTGAGTTCAGTGACTCATTAAAACTTCTTTCAGAGACAAATCTTGATACGGTCTCAGACATTATCATGGACAGCAAGCCTGAAATGGTCGTAATAGATTCAATTCAGACCATGTTTAATGAAAATGTACAGGCAGCACCCGGATCGGTTTCACAGGTAAGAGAAACGACAGGAGTTCTGATGAGGATAGCCAAGACAATGGGTATCAGCATTTTTATAATCGGTCATGTGACTAAAGAAGGCGCTGTTGCCGGCCCAAGAGTCCTTGAACATATGGTGGATACAGTTCTCTATTTTGAGGGTGATGCCAAGGGAAGCTATAGGGTTTTAAGAGGTGTTAAGAACAGGTTTGGCTCCACGGATGAGATAGGTGTGTTTGAGATGGACGAAGGTGGATTAAAGGAAGTCAAAAATCCATCGGAATTTATGCTCTCAGGAAGACCGGAGGATGCTTCGGGAAGCGTGGTTACATGCTGTATAGAGGGAACAAGACCTTTACTTATAGAAATACAGTCACTTGTCTGTGATACGAGCTTTGGTTTTCCGAGGAGACAGGCAAATGGAACAGATTATAATAGAGTAAATCTGCTTATGGCAGTTCTTGAAAAAAGAGCTGGAATGAGGCTTGCAAATTCTGATGCCTATGTGAATATAGCGGGAGGTATCAAGGTGAATGAGCCTGCACTGGATCTTGGCATAGTTATGGCGATAGCCTCTTCGTTCAGAAACAGACCCATAGACAGCAAGCTCATATGCTTTGGAGAAGTTGGTCTTTCGGGAGAGGTCAGGGCCGTAAGCCAGGCAGTACAGCGAGTAAGTGAAGCCAGAAGGCTTGGCTTCAAGACTGTAGTCATGCCTGCACTCTCTGTAGATTCGGTTAAAGATTTTGGAGATATGAAGATCATCGGAGTAAAATCTGTAGCCGACGTTCTGGAAGTATTTTAA
- a CDS encoding endosialidase produces MSAVKELLRSEANGFISFGDHSLDKKAKKEDFEHSGDLYKVKTFKEMTKLEKNGMFVYESVPGTSVNNFEETENGVSFEVEGDEDAQITIGLADETEYEVFVGGETAGKMKTNLGGKLSVSVELAGAGQVKVEVRKA; encoded by the coding sequence ATGTCAGCAGTAAAGGAATTGCTACGCAGTGAGGCAAATGGTTTTATCAGCTTTGGTGATCACAGCCTTGACAAAAAGGCTAAGAAAGAGGACTTTGAGCATTCCGGTGATCTTTACAAAGTAAAGACATTTAAGGAAATGACAAAGCTTGAAAAAAACGGAATGTTTGTCTATGAATCGGTTCCGGGAACCAGCGTAAACAATTTCGAGGAGACAGAAAACGGTGTTTCATTTGAAGTAGAGGGTGATGAGGATGCTCAGATCACTATCGGTCTTGCTGATGAAACAGAGTATGAAGTATTTGTCGGCGGAGAGACCGCAGGCAAGATGAAGACAAATCTTGGTGGAAAGCTTTCTGTTAGCGTAGAACTCGCAGGAGCAGGACAGGTAAAAGTAGAAGTCAGAAAAGCATGA
- a CDS encoding ATP-dependent Clp protease ATP-binding subunit: MDYTEKALRVLDLAKRSAREMNQNYVGTEHILIGLIREGSGVAAVVLEENNVHEKQILELIEQLIAPGTDVVLKEHDGLTPRAEKILELSEETAKRFESDKIGTEHILLALIREGDSVGVRLLNTLNINIMKLYSDTLQAMGENPNIAREDLKTTRQSRSNGGSSTPMLDKYSRDLTELAREGRLDPVIGRNDEIMRVVQILSRRTKNNPCLVGEPGVGKTAIAEGLAVRIVEGNVPKTIENKRVVSLDMSGMVAGSKYRGEFEERIKKTINEVISDGNILLFMDEIHTLIGAGGAEGAIDASNILKPSLARGELQLIGATTHEEYRKYIEKDAALERRFQKVTVEEPSEEEAISILMGIKDRYEEHHGITISAEAVEASVRLSSRYINERFLPDKAIDVMDEAASRLRIENLSVPPAAAELRRQIEEMELSKERAIKDGDFVTAREIRLEQEKLRSKSESLEKRYKKKRDNKSLILGADSIADVVSTWTKIPIGKLTEKENDRLMKLEKILHKRVIAQDEAVTAVAKAIRRGRVGLKDPKRPVGSFLFLGPTGVGKTELSKTLAEAMFGSENSLIRVDMSEFMESHSVAKMIGSPPGYVGHDEGGQLAEKIRRNPYSVVLFDEIEKAHPDVFNVLLQVLDDGHITDSKGRKVSFKNSIIIMTSNAGAQAIVEPKHLGFGTEYSKENEYKDMKNNVMNEVKRIFKPEFINRIDDIIVFRQLNKDDMKDIVTLLSKELIDRAKDQMGIELKISAKVKEHIIDKGSDSKYGARPLRRAIQNMIEDPLAEELLSGRCKAGDKVKLSLKDEKIIFKTEQ; the protein is encoded by the coding sequence ATGGACTACACTGAAAAGGCATTGCGTGTGCTTGATCTCGCAAAGAGAAGTGCACGTGAGATGAATCAGAATTACGTTGGAACCGAGCATATTCTCATTGGATTGATCCGTGAGGGCTCGGGAGTTGCGGCAGTTGTTCTTGAGGAAAACAATGTTCATGAAAAACAGATCCTGGAGCTGATAGAACAGCTTATAGCCCCGGGTACCGATGTCGTTCTGAAAGAACATGACGGACTGACTCCGAGAGCAGAGAAGATTCTGGAACTCTCGGAGGAAACTGCAAAAAGATTTGAAAGTGACAAGATCGGAACAGAGCATATACTGCTTGCCCTTATTCGTGAGGGAGACAGTGTAGGAGTCAGACTTCTGAATACTCTGAATATAAATATTATGAAGTTATATTCCGATACACTCCAGGCAATGGGAGAAAACCCGAATATTGCAAGGGAAGATTTAAAAACAACCAGACAGTCACGTTCTAACGGAGGCAGCTCTACGCCAATGCTGGATAAATACAGTCGCGACCTGACTGAACTTGCAAGAGAAGGACGACTTGATCCGGTCATAGGCAGAAACGATGAGATAATGAGGGTAGTTCAGATACTTTCCAGAAGAACTAAGAACAATCCGTGTCTCGTCGGGGAACCCGGTGTAGGTAAAACAGCAATAGCAGAAGGACTCGCTGTACGTATTGTAGAGGGAAATGTTCCGAAGACAATAGAGAACAAAAGGGTGGTTTCTCTTGATATGTCGGGCATGGTAGCCGGAAGTAAGTACAGAGGCGAATTCGAAGAAAGAATAAAAAAGACCATTAATGAGGTTATCAGTGATGGCAATATCCTTCTCTTTATGGACGAGATACATACTCTTATAGGCGCAGGAGGAGCGGAAGGCGCTATCGATGCCTCCAATATCCTCAAGCCCTCTCTGGCGAGAGGTGAGCTGCAGCTGATCGGGGCAACAACTCATGAAGAGTATAGGAAATATATAGAAAAAGATGCGGCGCTTGAGAGACGTTTTCAGAAGGTAACAGTGGAGGAGCCTTCTGAAGAAGAGGCCATCAGCATTCTTATGGGAATTAAGGACCGCTATGAGGAGCACCATGGCATAACTATTTCAGCTGAAGCGGTTGAAGCATCTGTAAGACTTTCCTCAAGATACATAAATGAGCGTTTTCTGCCGGACAAGGCTATTGATGTAATGGATGAGGCGGCAAGCCGCTTAAGGATAGAGAATCTCAGTGTTCCTCCGGCAGCTGCAGAACTTCGTAGGCAGATAGAAGAGATGGAGCTTTCCAAGGAAAGAGCCATAAAGGACGGAGACTTTGTAACAGCCCGTGAGATCAGGCTTGAACAGGAAAAGCTCAGATCAAAGAGTGAGAGTCTTGAGAAGAGATATAAGAAAAAGAGAGATAATAAGTCACTGATACTTGGTGCAGATTCGATAGCGGATGTTGTTTCTACATGGACAAAGATTCCTATAGGAAAACTTACCGAGAAGGAAAATGACAGGCTTATGAAGCTTGAGAAGATCCTTCATAAGAGAGTCATAGCTCAGGATGAAGCAGTAACAGCAGTTGCCAAGGCTATCAGACGAGGAAGGGTAGGACTTAAAGACCCCAAGAGACCTGTAGGATCATTCCTTTTCTTAGGACCGACAGGTGTAGGAAAGACAGAACTTTCAAAGACACTTGCTGAGGCCATGTTCGGATCAGAAAATTCCCTGATAAGGGTTGATATGTCCGAATTTATGGAATCTCACTCAGTTGCCAAAATGATAGGTTCACCGCCGGGATATGTAGGTCATGATGAAGGCGGACAGCTTGCTGAGAAGATCAGGCGTAATCCTTATTCGGTTGTTCTCTTTGATGAGATTGAAAAGGCTCATCCGGACGTTTTCAATGTTCTTCTTCAGGTTCTTGATGATGGACATATTACGGATTCAAAGGGCAGGAAGGTAAGCTTTAAGAATTCGATCATTATAATGACAAGTAATGCCGGAGCACAGGCAATAGTTGAGCCTAAACATCTGGGATTTGGTACGGAATACAGCAAGGAAAATGAATATAAAGACATGAAGAATAATGTCATGAATGAGGTCAAGCGTATATTTAAACCTGAATTCATTAACCGAATTGATGACATTATAGTATTCCGTCAGCTTAATAAAGATGACATGAAAGATATAGTCACATTGTTATCGAAGGAACTTATAGACAGAGCAAAAGACCAGATGGGTATAGAATTAAAAATATCTGCAAAAGTTAAGGAACATATCATAGATAAAGGTTCGGACTCAAAATATGGAGCAAGACCTTTAAGACGTGCAATACAGAATATGATAGAGGATCCGCTTGCAGAGGAGCTTCTTTCCGGACGCTGTAAGGCGGGGGATAAGGTTAAACTATCCCTGAAGGATGAAAAAATAATCTTCAAAACGGAGCAGTAA
- a CDS encoding flagellar operon protein YvyF, which yields MNADDLFNDYYHKPEKCDDCEVMLNFSGLGEYTCPKCGKKYYDDYGIVRNYLDQHRQATVTQISIDTGVKENEVTRMLREERLEVSSDSKSFLNCEACGKPIRSGRYCPECAKIAKAAKEKKKKERDFLDRKELIHGLGKAMSEDDGKRRFNR from the coding sequence ATGAATGCTGACGATCTCTTTAATGATTATTACCACAAACCTGAAAAGTGTGATGATTGTGAAGTGATGCTGAATTTTTCCGGATTAGGGGAATATACATGTCCCAAATGCGGAAAAAAGTATTATGATGATTATGGAATCGTCAGAAATTACCTCGACCAGCACAGGCAGGCCACGGTAACACAGATATCGATTGATACCGGTGTAAAAGAAAATGAGGTTACTAGGATGCTTCGGGAAGAAAGACTCGAAGTGTCAAGTGACTCGAAATCATTCTTAAACTGTGAGGCTTGCGGAAAACCGATAAGAAGCGGCAGATATTGTCCTGAGTGTGCTAAGATAGCTAAGGCAGCCAAGGAAAAGAAAAAGAAGGAAAGAGATTTCCTTGACAGGAAAGAACTTATCCATGGTCTTGGCAAAGCAATGTCAGAGGATGATGGTAAAAGAAGATTTAATAGATAG
- the purD gene encoding phosphoribosylamine--glycine ligase, with the protein MNVLIVGSGGREHAIAAAVAKSEKAEKIYCIPGNAGIAEIAECVDIKVMEFDRIVKFAKNHDIDLTIVGPDDPLVGGLVDELEAEGLRAFGPRKNAAILEGSKAFSKDLMKKYNIPTAAYEVFTDAASALEYLNSAKLPIVLKADGLALGKGVLICNTLDEARNGIKEIMLDKKFGTAGNKVVIEEFMTGREVSVLTYCDGKTVKVMSSAQDHKRAGDGDTGLNTGGMGTFSPSPFYTKKVADFCKKNIFQPTVDAMRAEGREFKGVIFFGLMLTEDGPKVLEYNARFGDPEAQVVLPRMKNDIIEVMEACIDGKLGKIKLEFEDNAAVCVVLASEGYPVSYTKGHVIEGLDKFKAEEGYYCFHAGTRKSSKGIVTNGGRVLGVTAKGPNLRQARANAYEAVNWVNFENKYFRKDIGKAIDEA; encoded by the coding sequence ATGAATGTACTTATAGTCGGAAGCGGCGGAAGAGAACATGCTATAGCCGCTGCTGTTGCTAAAAGTGAAAAGGCAGAAAAAATTTATTGCATTCCGGGTAACGCAGGTATTGCAGAAATTGCAGAATGTGTCGATATAAAAGTGATGGAGTTTGACCGCATCGTAAAATTTGCAAAAAATCACGATATTGATCTTACAATAGTCGGACCGGATGATCCTCTTGTTGGCGGTCTTGTAGATGAACTTGAAGCTGAGGGACTCCGTGCTTTTGGTCCGAGAAAAAATGCTGCAATTCTTGAGGGCTCTAAGGCTTTCTCAAAAGACCTCATGAAAAAATATAATATTCCTACAGCTGCCTATGAAGTATTCACAGATGCTGCTTCCGCACTGGAGTATCTTAACAGTGCGAAACTTCCGATAGTACTTAAGGCAGACGGACTTGCGCTGGGAAAAGGTGTTCTTATATGCAATACACTTGATGAAGCCAGAAATGGTATCAAGGAGATCATGCTGGATAAAAAATTCGGAACAGCAGGAAATAAAGTTGTTATCGAAGAGTTCATGACCGGACGTGAAGTTTCGGTTCTTACATATTGCGATGGAAAGACTGTTAAGGTAATGTCCAGTGCCCAGGATCATAAGAGGGCAGGAGACGGAGATACAGGTCTCAATACCGGCGGAATGGGAACTTTTTCACCTTCACCTTTTTATACGAAGAAAGTTGCTGATTTCTGCAAGAAGAATATTTTCCAGCCTACAGTAGATGCAATGAGAGCAGAAGGCAGAGAATTCAAAGGTGTAATTTTCTTTGGACTTATGCTGACTGAGGACGGACCTAAGGTTCTTGAATATAATGCACGTTTTGGAGATCCTGAAGCTCAGGTAGTGCTTCCTAGGATGAAAAATGATATTATAGAAGTGATGGAAGCATGTATAGACGGCAAGCTTGGAAAAATCAAACTTGAGTTTGAAGACAATGCAGCTGTTTGTGTAGTATTAGCCTCTGAAGGATACCCTGTTTCATATACCAAGGGTCATGTTATAGAAGGACTTGATAAGTTTAAGGCAGAAGAAGGCTATTACTGTTTCCATGCAGGTACCAGAAAGAGTTCAAAGGGAATTGTTACAAACGGAGGCAGAGTACTTGGCGTTACAGCAAAGGGACCGAATTTAAGACAGGCAAGAGCAAATGCATACGAGGCAGTTAACTGGGTTAACTTTGAAAATAAGTACTTCCGCAAAGATATTGGTAAGGCTATTGATGAAGCTTGA
- the purN gene encoding phosphoribosylglycinamide formyltransferase codes for MLRIAVMVSGGGTNLQAIIDAVADGTITNTEIVRVISNKADAYALTRAREAGIEAVSVVKKDCVDTDDFNHKLLAALDEAAPDLVVLAGFLVVLPPELVNKYKNKIINIHPSLIPSFCGKGCYGLKVHEEALKRGVKVTGATVHFVDEGCDSGPIIVQKAVEIQDNDTPEVLQRRVMEEAEWKILPHAIDLIANGRVSVVDRKVEIK; via the coding sequence ATGCTGAGAATAGCAGTTATGGTGTCAGGTGGAGGAACGAACCTTCAGGCCATAATTGATGCTGTAGCAGACGGTACGATCACTAATACAGAGATCGTTCGTGTTATAAGCAATAAGGCAGATGCTTATGCTCTCACAAGAGCGCGTGAGGCTGGTATAGAGGCAGTGAGTGTTGTTAAAAAGGATTGTGTTGATACCGACGATTTTAATCATAAGCTTCTTGCAGCGCTTGATGAGGCAGCCCCTGATCTTGTAGTTCTGGCAGGTTTTCTTGTGGTGCTTCCGCCGGAGCTCGTAAATAAATATAAAAATAAAATTATAAATATACATCCTTCGCTTATCCCTTCATTCTGCGGTAAGGGCTGCTATGGACTCAAGGTTCATGAGGAGGCACTTAAACGCGGAGTTAAAGTTACGGGAGCTACAGTTCATTTTGTAGATGAGGGATGCGACAGTGGCCCCATCATAGTTCAGAAGGCTGTTGAAATACAGGATAATGATACTCCGGAGGTTTTACAGAGACGTGTTATGGAGGAGGCAGAGTGGAAAATTCTGCCTCACGCGATCGACCTGATAGCAAATGGAAGAGTTTCAGTTGTGGACAGAAAGGTGGAAATAAAATGA
- the purM gene encoding phosphoribosylformylglycinamidine cyclo-ligase → MDYKSAGVDVEAGYKAVELMKKYVGETTRPEVLGGLGGFSGAFSLKNFMTMKKPTLVSGTDGVGTKLKLAFIMDKHDTVGIDCVAMCVNDIACAGGEPLFFLDYIACGKNVPEKIATIVKGVAEGCKQSNASLIGGETAEMPGFYPVDEYDLAGFAVGIVDEENLIDGSAIKAGDTLVGIASSGVHSNGFSLVRKVFEMTEANLSRHIDSLGTTLGDALLRPTKIYVRALREVKNAGINIKGCSHITGGGFYENIPRMLPEGIEARVKKGSYDIPPIFKLLAHDGGIEEHMMYNTYNMGIGMLLAVAAEDADKTVAAIEKAGEKAFIIGETASADKKGVVLC, encoded by the coding sequence ATGGATTACAAGAGTGCTGGAGTTGATGTCGAGGCTGGATACAAGGCTGTAGAGCTTATGAAAAAATACGTTGGGGAAACGACCCGTCCTGAAGTACTTGGTGGACTGGGAGGATTCTCAGGTGCTTTTTCACTTAAAAATTTTATGACAATGAAAAAGCCTACGCTTGTATCAGGTACAGACGGCGTTGGAACCAAGCTTAAGCTTGCATTTATAATGGATAAACATGATACAGTAGGTATTGACTGCGTTGCAATGTGCGTTAATGATATTGCATGCGCAGGCGGAGAACCTCTTTTCTTCCTTGATTATATCGCATGCGGCAAAAATGTACCGGAGAAGATCGCAACTATCGTAAAGGGTGTTGCTGAGGGATGCAAACAGAGCAATGCTTCACTTATCGGTGGAGAGACAGCTGAAATGCCCGGTTTTTATCCTGTAGACGAATATGATCTTGCCGGCTTTGCAGTAGGTATCGTTGATGAGGAAAATCTCATTGACGGAAGTGCTATAAAGGCAGGTGATACACTCGTAGGTATCGCTTCCTCAGGTGTACATTCAAACGGATTTTCACTTGTACGTAAGGTCTTTGAGATGACAGAGGCAAATCTTTCAAGACATATTGATTCTCTTGGAACAACTCTTGGAGATGCGCTTTTAAGACCTACAAAAATTTATGTACGTGCCCTTCGTGAGGTTAAGAATGCAGGCATAAATATCAAGGGCTGCAGCCATATCACAGGTGGTGGTTTCTATGAGAATATTCCGAGAATGCTTCCTGAAGGAATCGAAGCAAGGGTAAAGAAGGGCTCTTATGACATCCCGCCTATTTTTAAGCTGCTTGCACATGATGGTGGAATCGAAGAGCATATGATGTATAATACCTACAATATGGGAATAGGAATGCTTCTTGCCGTTGCAGCTGAAGATGCTGACAAGACAGTTGCTGCTATAGAAAAAGCCGGTGAAAAGGCGTTCATAATCGGTGAGACTGCTTCTGCAGACAAGAAGGGAGTAGTTTTATGCTGA
- the purE gene encoding 5-(carboxyamino)imidazole ribonucleotide mutase: MAKVGIVMGSDSDLAVMSKAAGVLEELGIDYEMNIISAHREPDIFFKWASEAEGKGIKVIIAGAGMAAHLPGMCAAIFPLPVIGIPMYSKSLGGNDALYSILQMPSGIPVATVAIDGAKNAALLAAKILAVSDDELLAKLKAYTENLKDEVQKKDEKLKEIGYKAYLG, translated from the coding sequence ATGGCAAAAGTAGGAATTGTAATGGGCTCTGATTCAGACCTTGCGGTTATGTCAAAGGCAGCGGGTGTACTGGAAGAACTGGGAATTGACTATGAGATGAATATTATTTCGGCTCACAGAGAACCGGATATATTTTTCAAATGGGCATCCGAAGCTGAGGGAAAGGGCATAAAGGTTATTATTGCCGGTGCAGGTATGGCAGCTCATCTTCCGGGAATGTGTGCGGCGATTTTTCCGCTTCCGGTTATCGGAATCCCGATGTATTCAAAGTCACTCGGGGGAAATGATGCGCTTTATTCTATATTGCAGATGCCTTCGGGAATTCCTGTCGCTACAGTTGCGATAGACGGAGCTAAGAATGCAGCTCTGCTTGCAGCTAAAATACTGGCTGTTTCTGATGATGAATTACTAGCTAAGCTTAAAGCATATACAGAGAACTTAAAAGACGAAGTTCAGAAAAAAGATGAAAAGCTTAAAGAAATTGGTTACAAGGCGTACTTAGGTTAA